Genomic window (Culex pipiens pallens isolate TS chromosome 3, TS_CPP_V2, whole genome shotgun sequence):
TCACCGGGTACGTCGGCCAGAAGCCCATCGTCAGGATGTTGACGGTGAGGTCGATGTTCTGCAGCTCCTTGCCCTCCGAGTTGGCCATGTACTGCGGGGGGAAATGTGTCATTAGAAGTCACTTTCAGCATCGTTCACACAAACTCACCTGCCGGAACGCAATGTTAATGTCCCTGCTGAGCTCCATGTCCTTGAACATGCCCTCGAGCTTGGAGGTGAAGCCGCCGCCGCACTCCTGCTTCAGCTTCGACAGCATACTCTTCTCGGCGTCAACGGAGGCCGACTTGCCGACGAGCAGCCGCTTGGCGAGGTCCTTCTTGTAGAACGCCTCGAACACGTCCTTGCCGTGGATGAACCGGAACTGGACCATGATCTTGTCCAGGATCTGCTCGAGCTCCTCCTCGGTGGCTTCCTTGTTGCCGGCGCGCAGCTTCATGTCCACGTACTTGGCGATCAGCTCGGCCGGCTTGTTGGACCGCTGGTTGACGAAGAACTCGAACGCTTCGCGCAGCGAGTTGGAGAACTTTTCGTTCTTGTCGAAGCACTTGGTCACGATATTGTCCAGTTTGTCCTTAAAGTCCAGCAGGTCCTGCACCATGGACTTGTCCTTCTCCGGGTCGATGACGATGGTGCGACCTTTCTTCTTGATGTACGCGTTGAACGACGCGCACAGCTCGATGGTTCCGTTTTTGACCCGGCTAAACAGCGAATAGAGCAGGGACAGATCGGTCAGGCGGTTCTCTTCTAACAGCTGATCGAGGCCCTTCTGCAGGATGCCGGTAATGTGCTCGGTGATGAGTTGCCGCTCGACCGTCACAATCAGCTGGTGCTTCGTGCAACTGTCCAAATAGTGCAGCAGACGTTCATTTTCCTCCTGCAAACGCTTATCCACGTGCAGCAGATACTCCGGAACTTCGAGCACTTCCATCTTGGCCTGCCCCTCCGACTGGTACAGATGCTTCGTCGCGACCAGGAACTTTTGCTCGAACGCTTCCTTGTAAATCTGCAAATCGGACAACATCCGGAGCAAACTCTTGAGCAGTGCCCGATCGACGGCATCCCCATTCCGTTCCTTTTCGATCAGAATCAGAATCCCCTCAACGGTGCGTGCCTGCACGAGCGTGTTCATCGCTATGTGATCCCGGAACAGCTCCAGCCCCATGTCCCAGATCGAGTGGACGGTCGGATTCTGCAGCACGTACGTCCGGTCCAGATACAGGAAGATGCTGCGAATCATAATCATCTGCTGACAGTGCGACTGCCAGCAGTCGTTCATCTTCTTCAGGTAGACCAGCTTGTCGATGGACTCGGCCATGAACGGCGTAATGTTGGCCTTGACGTGCTGCTCCGCGAGCGCCGTCAGATTCACGTACAGCTGCGAGTCCATCTTGTGCGAGCACATGTTCTCCACCGCTTGGTACAGCTCCTCGAGCGAGTACTCGATCCGTTTCGACAGCTGGATGGCGATGACCGCTTCGCGCAGCTTCTGCCATGTCGTCTCCTGGTAGTTCTCCGGTAGTGTGGGCTTGGCTGTGAAGAAGgcagaaacaaaaaacattgcAATGTTAGTCAAAGCCACGAATGAACGAAGCAGTAAAAAAGATTGACCTTCCCTCAATGCAACTACACACAACTGTTAAAGCAAGTTGCAAAGTGTTTTGCC
Coding sequences:
- the LOC120422849 gene encoding cullin-4B, which produces MNLAENDRKRANFSALSNTNGAVIKMTTNTGTGKPGDIKKIVIKNFKTKPTLPENYQETTWQKLREAVIAIQLSKRIEYSLEELYQAVENMCSHKMDSQLYVNLTALAEQHVKANITPFMAESIDKLVYLKKMNDCWQSHCQQMIMIRSIFLYLDRTYVLQNPTVHSIWDMGLELFRDHIAMNTLVQARTVEGILILIEKERNGDAVDRALLKSLLRMLSDLQIYKEAFEQKFLVATKHLYQSEGQAKMEVLEVPEYLLHVDKRLQEENERLLHYLDSCTKHQLIVTVERQLITEHITGILQKGLDQLLEENRLTDLSLLYSLFSRVKNGTIELCASFNAYIKKKGRTIVIDPEKDKSMVQDLLDFKDKLDNIVTKCFDKNEKFSNSLREAFEFFVNQRSNKPAELIAKYVDMKLRAGNKEATEEELEQILDKIMVQFRFIHGKDVFEAFYKKDLAKRLLVGKSASVDAEKSMLSKLKQECGGGFTSKLEGMFKDMELSRDINIAFRQYMANSEGKELQNIDLTVNILTMGFWPTYPVMEVTLPQELLQYQSIFNKFYLAKHSGRKLQWQPTLGHCVLKARFDAGPKDLQVSLFQALVLLLFNYSPTITFEEIKAAINIEDGELRRTLQSLACGKARVVSKIPKGREVEDNDKFQFNNEFTNKLFRIKINQIQMKETTEEQKATEERVYQDRQYQIDAAIVRIMKMRKTLSHNLLISELYKQLTFPVKPADLKKRIESLIDRDYMERDKDNQNQYNYVA